Proteins encoded in a region of the Saccharothrix ecbatanensis genome:
- a CDS encoding sigma 54-interacting transcriptional regulator, translating to MTSDLPTTAGALRAAGHVPRGVKAEIRENLLAALREGRNPWPGIVGFDRTVLPQLERALLAGHDVVLLGERGQGKTRLLRTLVGLLDEWTPVIAGAELNEHPLDPITPESKRRARQLGDELPVEWKHRDERFAEKLATPDTSVGDLVGDVDPVKVAQGRSLGDPETIHYGLLPRSHRGIIAVNELPDLAERIQVALLNVMEERDIQIRGYTLRLPLDVLLVATANPEDYTNRGRIITPLKDRFGAEIRTHYPLEIGAEIDLVRQEAGLVAEVGDHLLEVIARFVRHLRESSSIDQRSGVSARFAVAAAETVAASALRRSALIGENPPIARPVDLDSVPEVLRGKLEFEAGEEGREQEVLVHLLRRAIADTARSTFAGINLRPLAELVSDGHPVATGERVHAGDLLAALPELPVLHEVAQRVGAGPKDPVGRIASAVELALESLYLTRQIAKDSDDDRTVYG from the coding sequence GTGACTTCCGACCTCCCCACCACCGCAGGCGCCCTTCGCGCGGCAGGCCACGTGCCGCGCGGGGTGAAGGCCGAGATCCGGGAAAACCTGCTCGCCGCGCTCCGCGAGGGCCGTAACCCGTGGCCCGGCATCGTCGGGTTCGACCGCACCGTGCTCCCGCAGCTGGAACGCGCCCTCCTCGCGGGCCACGACGTGGTGCTCCTCGGCGAACGGGGCCAGGGCAAGACGCGCCTGCTGCGTACCCTCGTCGGCCTGCTGGACGAGTGGACCCCGGTGATCGCGGGCGCCGAGCTGAACGAGCACCCGCTCGACCCGATCACCCCCGAGTCCAAGCGCCGCGCCCGGCAGCTGGGCGACGAGCTGCCCGTGGAGTGGAAGCACCGCGACGAGAGGTTCGCCGAGAAGCTGGCCACGCCGGACACGAGCGTCGGCGACCTGGTCGGCGACGTCGACCCGGTCAAGGTCGCGCAGGGCCGCAGCCTCGGCGACCCGGAGACCATCCACTACGGCCTCCTGCCCCGCTCGCACCGCGGCATCATCGCCGTCAACGAGCTCCCCGACCTGGCCGAACGCATCCAGGTCGCCCTCCTGAACGTGATGGAGGAGCGCGACATCCAGATCCGCGGCTACACGCTGCGGCTCCCGCTGGACGTCCTCCTCGTCGCCACCGCCAACCCCGAGGACTACACGAACCGCGGCCGGATCATCACCCCGCTCAAGGACCGGTTCGGCGCGGAGATCCGCACCCACTACCCGCTGGAGATCGGCGCCGAGATCGACCTGGTGCGCCAGGAAGCCGGCCTGGTCGCGGAGGTCGGCGACCACCTGCTGGAGGTCATCGCCCGGTTCGTGCGGCACCTGCGCGAGTCGTCCTCGATCGACCAGCGCTCCGGCGTGTCGGCCAGGTTCGCGGTCGCGGCGGCGGAGACGGTGGCGGCCAGTGCCCTGCGACGCAGCGCGCTGATCGGCGAGAACCCGCCCATCGCCCGACCGGTCGACCTGGACTCCGTGCCCGAGGTGTTGCGCGGCAAGCTGGAGTTCGAGGCGGGCGAGGAGGGGCGCGAGCAGGAGGTGCTGGTCCACCTGCTGCGCCGGGCGATCGCGGACACGGCGCGGTCGACGTTCGCCGGGATCAACCTGCGGCCGTTGGCCGAGCTGGTGTCCGACGGGCACCCGGTGGCGACCGGTGAACGGGTGCACGCGGGCGACCTGCTGGCCGCGTTGCCCGAGCTGCCGGTGCTGCACGAGGTCGCGCAGCGCGTGGGCGCGGGACCGAAGGACCCGGTGGGACGCATCGCGTCGGCCGTCGAGCTGGCGTTGGAATCGCTCTACCTCACCCGCCAGATCGCCAAGGACAGCGACGACGACCGGACGGTGTACGGATGA
- a CDS encoding aminoglycoside phosphotransferase family protein: MDVEEITERLALRFGPSVAEWCARVPEQAASVAARWGFTLGEMTPQGASSVVVACERSDGAQAALKLSPDAVFLAEQAAVLRLFGPSGRVPAVLAEDDGVLLMEAIRPGTMADELPVPPTPEEWASLAAALHTVPDSGGPWLELRARCEEFYTRIGRRLTDPTVAAHISPAMWDKARNRCRALLDTQPRVLLHGDLHLGNVLDGGPERGLIAIDPRACVGDPCFDVVDYVLDAAGREGVAERAKRVAEAAFLDPDRLHEWCRALAPVNAIAYLDNEAALAELLTLAR; encoded by the coding sequence GTGGATGTCGAAGAGATCACCGAACGGTTGGCGCTCCGGTTCGGCCCGTCGGTCGCCGAGTGGTGTGCGCGGGTGCCGGAGCAGGCGGCTTCGGTCGCCGCACGCTGGGGTTTCACGCTGGGCGAGATGACGCCGCAGGGCGCGTCGTCGGTCGTGGTGGCGTGCGAGCGGTCGGACGGCGCCCAGGCGGCGCTCAAGCTCAGCCCCGATGCCGTTTTCCTGGCCGAGCAGGCGGCCGTGCTGCGGCTGTTCGGCCCGTCGGGTCGGGTGCCCGCCGTGCTGGCGGAGGACGACGGCGTGCTGCTGATGGAGGCGATCCGGCCGGGCACGATGGCCGACGAGCTGCCGGTTCCGCCGACGCCGGAGGAGTGGGCCTCGCTGGCCGCGGCGCTGCACACCGTGCCCGACTCCGGTGGGCCTTGGCTGGAGTTGCGCGCCCGGTGCGAGGAGTTCTACACCCGCATCGGCCGCCGCCTGACGGACCCGACCGTCGCCGCGCACATCTCACCGGCGATGTGGGACAAGGCCCGCAACCGCTGCCGCGCCCTGCTCGACACCCAGCCGCGCGTGCTGCTGCACGGTGACTTGCACCTGGGCAACGTGCTGGACGGTGGTCCGGAGCGCGGCCTGATCGCGATCGACCCGCGGGCGTGCGTCGGCGACCCGTGCTTCGACGTCGTGGACTACGTGCTGGACGCTGCGGGCCGTGAAGGCGTCGCCGAACGCGCCAAGCGAGTAGCCGAGGCAGCATTCCTGGACCCCGACCGCCTGCACGAGTGGTGCCGGGCGCTGGCCCCGGTGAACGCCATCGCCTACCTCGACAACGAGGCCGCGCTCGCCGAACTCCTCACCCTGGCCCGCTGA
- a CDS encoding glycoside hydrolase family 6 protein — translation MSLRTFVRSRKLTGALAVTSVAALSVAGVVASTATANAAAGCRVAYSISSQWQGGFGANVTVTNLGDAISGGWTLEWDFAAGQTVQQGWNGNFSQSGARVTVRNPSWAANLGTGATVTPGFNGAWNGSNPAPTQFRLNGTICTGNISTTSSSSTTSSSTTSSSTTSSSTTSSSNNPGGPKVDNPYVGAGVYVNPQWSRLAAAEPGGSRVANQPTGVWLDRTSAIHGNGSPTTGTMGLADHLNEAEKQRAARADGQLVFQFVVYNLPGRDCAALASNGELKADEIGRYKTEYIDVITSIVSRPEYSKLRIVPVIEIDSLPNLVTNVSPRPTAVANCDVMKANGNYVEGVSYALGKLGAIGNVYNYIDAGHHGWIGWGDVVAEYDNFYASAKMFASLLGKNGATKDKIHGFVTNTANYSALEEPFWTVDDLVGGRPVKESATWVDWNDFNGEVGFATAMRAELVKQGFDSSIGMLIDTSRNGWGGPNRPTAKSTATNANDYVNQSRIDRRHQKGNWCNQAGAGMGERPKAAPKPGIDAYVWIKPPGESDGSSTQIPNDEGKGFDRMCDPTYTGNVRNGNNLSGALANAPVSGHWFSAQFQELMANAYPAL, via the coding sequence ATGAGTCTGCGCACTTTTGTACGGTCCCGGAAACTCACCGGAGCATTGGCGGTGACCTCGGTGGCGGCCCTGTCCGTAGCCGGGGTAGTGGCCTCTACGGCCACCGCCAACGCTGCTGCCGGCTGCCGGGTCGCGTATTCGATCAGTAGTCAGTGGCAAGGCGGATTCGGCGCCAATGTCACGGTCACCAACCTGGGTGACGCCATTTCCGGCGGTTGGACGCTGGAGTGGGACTTCGCCGCCGGCCAGACGGTTCAGCAGGGGTGGAACGGCAACTTCTCCCAGTCTGGTGCCCGTGTGACGGTCCGCAACCCCTCGTGGGCCGCGAACCTCGGCACCGGCGCGACGGTCACGCCCGGCTTCAACGGCGCTTGGAACGGGTCCAACCCGGCTCCCACGCAGTTCAGGCTGAACGGGACGATCTGCACGGGGAACATCAGCACCACGTCCTCGTCGTCCACGACCAGCTCGTCCACCACGAGCTCGTCCACGACCAGCTCTTCGACCACCAGCTCGTCGAACAACCCCGGTGGTCCGAAGGTCGACAACCCGTACGTCGGCGCCGGCGTCTACGTGAACCCGCAGTGGTCGCGTCTCGCCGCTGCCGAGCCGGGTGGCTCGCGGGTCGCGAACCAGCCGACCGGTGTGTGGCTGGACCGGACCAGCGCGATCCACGGCAACGGCTCGCCGACCACCGGCACCATGGGTCTGGCGGACCACCTGAACGAGGCGGAGAAGCAGCGCGCCGCCCGTGCGGACGGCCAGCTGGTCTTCCAGTTCGTGGTGTACAACCTGCCCGGCCGCGACTGCGCGGCGTTGGCGTCGAACGGTGAGCTGAAGGCCGACGAGATCGGTCGCTACAAGACCGAGTACATCGACGTGATCACGAGCATCGTCTCGCGGCCGGAGTACTCGAAGCTGCGCATCGTCCCCGTCATCGAGATCGACTCGCTGCCGAACCTGGTGACCAACGTGTCGCCGCGTCCGACCGCGGTCGCGAACTGCGATGTCATGAAGGCGAACGGCAACTACGTCGAGGGTGTCTCGTACGCCCTGGGCAAGCTCGGCGCCATCGGCAACGTCTACAACTACATCGACGCCGGCCACCACGGCTGGATCGGGTGGGGCGACGTGGTCGCGGAGTACGACAACTTCTACGCCTCGGCGAAGATGTTCGCGTCGCTCCTCGGCAAGAACGGCGCCACCAAGGACAAGATCCACGGCTTCGTCACCAACACGGCGAACTACTCCGCTCTGGAGGAGCCGTTCTGGACGGTCGACGACCTCGTCGGTGGCCGCCCGGTGAAGGAGTCGGCGACGTGGGTCGACTGGAACGACTTCAACGGTGAGGTGGGCTTCGCCACGGCGATGCGTGCCGAGCTGGTGAAGCAGGGCTTCGACAGCAGCATCGGCATGCTGATCGACACCTCGCGCAACGGTTGGGGTGGCCCGAACCGGCCCACCGCGAAGTCGACCGCGACCAACGCGAACGACTACGTGAACCAGTCGCGCATCGACCGTCGTCACCAGAAGGGCAACTGGTGCAACCAGGCCGGCGCCGGTATGGGCGAGCGTCCGAAGGCCGCTCCCAAGCCGGGTATCGACGCCTACGTCTGGATCAAGCCGCCGGGCGAGTCCGACGGTTCCAGCACCCAGATCCCGAACGACGAGGGCAAGGGCTTCGACCGCATGTGCGACCCGACCTACACGGGCAACGTGCGTAACGGCAACAACCTCTCGGGTGCCCTGGCCAACGCCCCGGTGTCGGGCCACTGGTTCTCGGCCCAGTTCCAGGAGCTCATGGCCAACGCCTACCCGGCGCTGTGA
- a CDS encoding YcxB family protein encodes MSVDFSWSPRPADWRDALRIAVPLYRWAPWFAAALGVLGVVVLAMGMTWAGVFGLVLAVIIVAVVPVGTAVNFHNHPLAAKTVTGTADAHSLRMSVGEAARSELNWAELPGWSETARGFVLKTDTTALYAVPRRAFADDEAVAAFRSLLVEHVGPAA; translated from the coding sequence GTGAGCGTCGACTTCAGCTGGTCGCCCAGGCCCGCGGACTGGCGTGACGCGCTGCGCATCGCCGTGCCCCTGTACCGGTGGGCGCCGTGGTTCGCCGCTGCGCTCGGCGTGCTGGGTGTCGTCGTGCTGGCGATGGGCATGACGTGGGCGGGCGTGTTCGGGCTCGTCCTCGCTGTGATCATCGTCGCAGTCGTTCCGGTGGGCACCGCGGTGAACTTCCACAACCACCCGCTGGCGGCCAAGACCGTGACCGGCACGGCGGACGCCCACTCGCTGCGGATGTCCGTCGGCGAGGCGGCGCGCAGCGAGCTGAACTGGGCCGAACTGCCCGGCTGGTCGGAGACGGCGCGAGGCTTCGTCCTCAAGACCGACACGACGGCCCTGTACGCCGTGCCGCGCCGTGCGTTCGCCGACGACGAAGCGGTGGCGGCGTTCCGCTCCCTGCTCGTGGAACACGTCGGCCCGGCGGCCTGA
- a CDS encoding ferrochelatase, which produces MSYDALLWLSFGGPEGPEDVRPFLENVTRGRGVPPERLDEVEQHYQHFGGVSPINALNRAAIEAVRGLVDLPIYFGNRNWHPMVEDALAEMKAAGVKRALVFPTSAYGGYSACRQYDEDILRARAAVEDAPELVKLRQFFDHPLFVESFADAVRAAASRLPEGDYRLVFTAHSVPVSADKAAGPPEDGGHLYSRQVAEASRLVAAAVGVADFDVVWQSRSGPPQVPWLEPDVVDHVEALYDKGVRNVVVCPIGFVSDHLEVVWDLDTEARERAQELGMGFARAGTPNDDPRFAELVAELVAEHVSDGPVRKLSGFPALGCTTNGAFCATRCCEPAKRSGAGR; this is translated from the coding sequence GTGAGTTACGACGCGCTGCTCTGGCTGTCCTTCGGCGGACCGGAAGGACCCGAGGACGTCCGCCCCTTCCTGGAGAACGTGACCCGCGGTCGCGGCGTCCCGCCCGAGCGGCTGGACGAGGTCGAGCAGCACTACCAGCACTTCGGCGGCGTGTCGCCGATCAACGCGCTCAACCGGGCCGCGATCGAGGCCGTGCGCGGCCTGGTCGACCTGCCGATCTACTTCGGCAACCGCAACTGGCACCCGATGGTCGAGGACGCGCTGGCCGAGATGAAGGCCGCCGGGGTCAAGCGCGCGCTCGTCTTCCCGACCAGCGCTTACGGCGGCTACTCGGCGTGCCGGCAGTACGACGAGGACATCCTGCGGGCCCGTGCGGCGGTCGAGGACGCGCCGGAACTCGTGAAGCTGCGCCAGTTCTTCGACCACCCGCTGTTCGTGGAGTCGTTCGCGGACGCCGTGCGCGCCGCCGCCTCCCGCCTGCCCGAAGGCGACTACCGCCTGGTGTTCACCGCGCACTCGGTGCCGGTGTCGGCGGACAAGGCCGCCGGGCCGCCCGAGGACGGCGGCCACCTGTACTCCCGGCAGGTCGCCGAGGCGTCCCGGCTGGTCGCCGCCGCCGTGGGCGTGGCCGACTTCGACGTGGTGTGGCAGTCGCGGTCCGGGCCGCCGCAGGTCCCGTGGCTGGAGCCGGACGTCGTGGACCACGTCGAGGCCCTGTACGACAAGGGCGTGCGGAACGTGGTCGTGTGCCCGATCGGGTTCGTCAGTGATCACCTCGAAGTGGTGTGGGACCTCGACACGGAGGCCCGCGAGCGCGCCCAGGAGCTGGGCATGGGCTTCGCCCGCGCCGGCACGCCCAACGACGACCCCAGGTTCGCCGAGCTGGTGGCCGAGCTGGTCGCCGAACACGTGTCCGACGGGCCCGTGCGCAAGCTGTCGGGCTTCCCGGCCCTCGGCTGCACCACCAACGGCGCGTTCTGCGCCACGCGGTGCTGTGAGCCCGCGAAGCGGTCGGGTGCGGGCCGGTGA
- the fabI gene encoding enoyl-ACP reductase FabI — MTGLLEGKRLLVTGVITDASIAFHVARVAQEQGAQVVLTGFGRMTLVERIAKRLPQAAPVVELDVQNQEHLDTLADRVREHVDGLDGVVHAVGYAPPSCLGAPFMDAPWEDVATAMHVSAYSYKALVQAALPLMGRGASVVGLDFDARQAWPAYNWMGAAKAAFESINRYMARDLGPQGIRVNLVSAGPVRTMAAKSIPGFSELEAMWGEKAPLGWNVNDPTPVAQSVCGLLSDWFPATTGSMVFVDGGVHFLGL, encoded by the coding sequence GTGACGGGACTGCTCGAAGGCAAGCGGCTGCTGGTCACCGGGGTGATCACGGACGCGTCGATCGCCTTCCACGTGGCCAGGGTCGCGCAGGAGCAGGGCGCCCAGGTCGTGTTGACCGGCTTCGGCCGGATGACCCTCGTGGAGCGCATCGCCAAGCGCCTGCCGCAGGCCGCGCCGGTGGTCGAGCTGGACGTGCAGAACCAGGAGCACCTGGACACGCTGGCGGACCGGGTGCGCGAGCACGTGGACGGCCTCGACGGCGTCGTGCACGCCGTCGGCTACGCACCGCCGTCGTGCCTCGGCGCGCCGTTCATGGACGCGCCGTGGGAGGACGTCGCCACGGCCATGCACGTCTCGGCGTACTCGTACAAGGCGCTGGTGCAGGCCGCGCTGCCGCTGATGGGCCGCGGCGCGTCGGTGGTCGGCCTCGACTTCGACGCCCGCCAGGCGTGGCCCGCCTACAACTGGATGGGCGCGGCCAAGGCGGCGTTCGAGTCGATCAACCGCTACATGGCGCGCGACCTGGGCCCGCAGGGCATCCGGGTCAACCTCGTGTCGGCCGGCCCGGTGCGCACGATGGCGGCCAAGTCGATCCCCGGCTTCTCGGAGCTGGAGGCCATGTGGGGCGAGAAGGCCCCGCTCGGCTGGAACGTGAACGACCCGACGCCGGTGGCCCAGTCGGTGTGCGGGCTGCTGTCCGACTGGTTCCCCGCCACCACCGGCTCGATGGTGTTCGTCGACGGCGGCGTGCACTTCCTGGGGCTCTGA
- a CDS encoding beta-ketoacyl-ACP reductase has protein sequence MSRSVLVTGGNRGIGLAIARAFAAQGDKVAVTHRGSGAPEGLLGVKCDVTSSAEVDAAFAEVEAAHGPVEVVVANAGITDDTLLLRMTDEQFTRVLDANLTGAFRVAQRASRGMLRKRYGRIVFISSVVGLAGGAGQVNYAASKAGMVGVARSIARELGSRNITANVVAPGFITTDMTDALPEERRDQILAQVPAGRYGTTDEIAAAVTFLASDAAAYITGAVLPVDGGLGMGH, from the coding sequence GTGTCGAGGTCCGTTCTGGTCACCGGAGGCAACCGGGGCATCGGCCTGGCGATCGCGCGGGCGTTCGCCGCGCAGGGCGACAAGGTCGCGGTCACGCACCGCGGTTCCGGCGCGCCCGAGGGCCTGCTCGGTGTCAAGTGCGACGTGACCAGCTCCGCCGAGGTCGACGCGGCGTTCGCCGAGGTCGAGGCCGCGCACGGACCGGTCGAGGTGGTCGTGGCGAACGCGGGCATCACCGACGACACGCTGCTGCTGCGGATGACCGACGAGCAGTTCACCCGCGTCCTCGACGCCAACCTGACCGGCGCGTTCCGGGTGGCGCAGCGCGCGTCCAGGGGGATGCTGCGCAAGCGCTACGGCCGGATCGTGTTCATCTCGTCCGTGGTCGGCCTCGCCGGCGGCGCGGGCCAGGTCAACTACGCGGCCAGCAAGGCGGGCATGGTGGGCGTCGCCCGCTCGATCGCCCGCGAACTGGGCAGCCGCAACATCACCGCGAACGTCGTCGCGCCCGGGTTCATCACCACGGACATGACCGACGCGCTGCCCGAGGAGCGCAGGGACCAGATCCTCGCGCAGGTGCCGGCTGGCCGCTACGGCACGACCGACGAGATCGCCGCCGCCGTCACGTTCCTGGCCTCCGACGCCGCCGCCTACATCACCGGCGCGGTGCTGCCGGTCGACGGCGGCCTCGGCATGGGCCACTGA
- a CDS encoding FAD-binding and (Fe-S)-binding domain-containing protein — MTGFVEQLRTAVDGDVLADPADRALYSVDASNYRHVPSVVVRPRTVDAVVAAVGVAAEHGVPITNRGAGTSIAGNSAGAGMVIDFSRYLDQVISVDPVERLAVVRPGVVLDRLNDAARPHGLIFGPDPSTHSRCTLGGMIGNDACGAHSVAWGKTSDNVRALDVLLADGRRFDTRTPPPLDLPDVDPTWFPALDRRVSGYRLDALPDLTRALVGSEGTCVTVLGATLRLVEAPTRRVLAVLGFDGPYDAADLAPALRELDVLTIEGLNAELARAAGDSRRLLPRGESWLFVETSEDVVAHAAAALAPHSVVVTDPGRQRALWRVREDGAGLATRMADGGEAWSGWEDAAVPPERLGAYLREFDALLAGHGRRGVTYGHYGEGCLHVRIDFDFKQGYRSFVEDAADLVVAHGGSLSGEHGDGQARSELLPRMYPPAAIRAFGRFKAAFDPDDRMNPGRIVAPLKLDADLRVLVAPPVIPTRAALALHADGGDFAAATRRCVGVGKCLNTSGGVMCPSYRVTREEKHSTRGRARLLFEMLGGQVVRGGWRSEEVRDALDLCLGCKGCKRDCPVDVDMATYKAEFLHHHYRRRVRPAAHYSMGWLPLWLRLRLVNRVSARFARFGGVATERPLPVPVRSFQSRFAAVGGGDRVLLFPDTFTNYFEPGIGFDAAAVLGHVGQGVEVPSGAVCCGLTWFSTGQLGVARRVVRRTARVLRPWTRDGVPVVGLEPSCTAFLRSDALEVAGDDPDVVRLAESVRTFAEHVSPLLEPLPEVLPEVLPGADQAVVQPHCHQYAEMGLDADRELLTKAGVTASLLEGCCGLAGNFGFERGHYDVSMAVGEETLFPAVRAAHADTAIVADGFSCRTQVRHGSSADPVHTATLIRQRLGLHTP; from the coding sequence GTGACCGGTTTCGTCGAGCAACTCCGGACGGCGGTGGACGGCGACGTGCTCGCCGACCCGGCCGACCGCGCCCTCTACTCCGTCGACGCCTCCAACTACCGACACGTGCCGTCGGTCGTGGTCAGGCCCCGGACGGTCGACGCGGTGGTGGCAGCGGTGGGGGTGGCGGCCGAGCACGGCGTGCCGATCACGAACCGCGGCGCGGGCACGTCGATCGCGGGGAACTCGGCGGGCGCCGGGATGGTGATCGACTTCTCGCGTTACCTCGACCAGGTGATCTCGGTCGACCCGGTCGAGCGGCTCGCGGTGGTCCGGCCGGGGGTGGTGCTGGACCGGCTCAACGACGCGGCCCGGCCGCACGGGCTGATCTTCGGGCCCGATCCGTCCACCCACTCGCGCTGCACGCTCGGCGGGATGATCGGCAACGACGCGTGCGGCGCGCACTCCGTGGCGTGGGGCAAGACCAGCGACAACGTGCGGGCGCTCGACGTGCTGCTGGCCGACGGCCGCCGGTTCGACACCCGCACTCCCCCGCCGCTGGACCTGCCGGACGTGGACCCGACGTGGTTCCCCGCGCTGGACCGGCGGGTGTCCGGGTACCGGCTGGACGCGTTGCCGGACCTGACCCGGGCGTTGGTCGGTTCGGAGGGCACCTGCGTGACCGTGCTGGGGGCGACTCTTCGCCTGGTGGAGGCCCCGACGCGGCGGGTGTTGGCGGTGCTCGGGTTCGACGGGCCGTACGACGCCGCCGACCTGGCCCCGGCGTTGCGCGAGCTGGACGTGCTCACGATCGAGGGCTTGAACGCCGAGCTGGCACGGGCGGCGGGTGACTCGCGGCGGCTGCTGCCGCGCGGTGAGAGCTGGCTGTTCGTGGAGACGTCCGAGGACGTGGTCGCCCACGCCGCCGCCGCGCTCGCGCCGCACTCGGTGGTGGTGACCGATCCGGGGCGGCAGCGCGCGCTGTGGCGGGTGCGGGAGGACGGCGCGGGGCTGGCGACCCGGATGGCGGACGGCGGCGAGGCGTGGTCCGGCTGGGAGGACGCGGCCGTTCCGCCCGAGCGGTTGGGCGCGTACCTGCGCGAGTTCGACGCGTTGCTGGCGGGGCACGGGCGGCGCGGCGTCACGTACGGGCATTACGGCGAGGGCTGCCTGCACGTGCGGATCGACTTCGACTTCAAGCAGGGGTACCGGTCCTTTGTGGAGGACGCGGCGGACCTGGTGGTGGCGCACGGCGGGTCGTTGTCCGGCGAGCACGGCGACGGGCAGGCGCGTTCGGAGCTGCTGCCCCGGATGTACCCGCCGGCCGCGATCCGGGCGTTCGGGCGGTTCAAGGCGGCGTTCGACCCGGACGACCGGATGAACCCGGGGCGGATCGTCGCGCCGCTGAAGCTGGACGCCGACCTGCGCGTGCTGGTCGCTCCCCCGGTGATCCCGACGCGCGCGGCGTTGGCGTTGCATGCCGACGGTGGTGACTTTGCGGCGGCGACGCGGCGGTGCGTCGGCGTGGGCAAGTGCCTGAACACGTCCGGTGGGGTGATGTGCCCGAGCTACCGGGTGACGCGGGAGGAGAAGCACTCCACCCGTGGACGCGCGCGGCTGCTGTTCGAGATGTTGGGCGGGCAGGTGGTTCGCGGCGGGTGGCGGTCGGAGGAGGTGCGGGACGCGCTGGACCTGTGCCTGGGGTGCAAGGGGTGCAAGCGGGACTGCCCGGTGGACGTGGACATGGCCACGTACAAGGCGGAGTTCCTGCACCACCACTACCGGCGTCGGGTGCGGCCGGCGGCGCACTACTCGATGGGCTGGCTGCCGCTGTGGTTGCGGCTGCGGTTGGTGAACCGGGTGAGCGCGCGGTTCGCCCGGTTCGGCGGGGTGGCCACCGAACGGCCGTTGCCCGTGCCGGTGCGGTCGTTCCAGTCGCGGTTCGCCGCTGTGGGGGGTGGTGATCGGGTGTTGCTGTTCCCGGACACGTTCACCAACTACTTCGAGCCGGGGATCGGGTTCGACGCGGCGGCGGTGCTGGGGCACGTCGGTCAGGGGGTGGAGGTGCCTTCGGGGGCGGTGTGCTGCGGGTTGACGTGGTTCTCGACCGGGCAGTTGGGCGTGGCGCGGCGGGTGGTCCGGCGGACTGCCCGGGTGCTGCGGCCGTGGACGCGGGACGGTGTGCCGGTGGTCGGGTTGGAGCCGAGCTGCACGGCGTTCCTGCGTTCCGACGCGTTGGAGGTGGCGGGCGACGATCCGGACGTGGTGCGGCTGGCGGAGTCCGTGCGGACGTTCGCCGAGCACGTGTCGCCGTTGCTGGAGCCGTTGCCCGAGGTGTTGCCCGAGGTGTTGCCCGGGGCAGATCAGGCGGTCGTGCAGCCGCACTGCCACCAGTACGCGGAGATGGGCTTGGACGCCGACCGTGAGCTGTTGACGAAGGCCGGGGTCACGGCGTCTCTGCTGGAGGGCTGCTGCGGCCTGGCCGGGAACTTCGGCTTCGAACGCGGCCACTACGACGTGTCGATGGCGGTGGGCGAGGAAACGTTGTTCCCCGCCGTGCGCGCCGCCCACGCCGACACCGCGATCGTCGCCGACGGCTTCAGCTGCCGCACCCAGGTCCGCCACGGCTCGTCCGCCGACCCCGTGCACACGGCCACGTTGATCAGGCAGCGGCTCGGCCTTCACACCCCGTGA
- a CDS encoding TetR/AcrR family transcriptional regulator — translation MRADARRNQERIVTVAGETIAEQGADASLEEIARRAGVGSATLHRHFQTRQALLEAVFRGRVEALCDRARSADLEPGPALVAWLRAVSRHAAANRGLAASLMRGADPSLGATCHRMIITAADHLVSAAQRAGDVRADVTAVDLLKLANAVSLSTEGDPTEADRLLTLALTGIHP, via the coding sequence ATGCGTGCCGACGCGCGCCGCAACCAGGAGCGGATCGTCACGGTCGCGGGGGAGACGATCGCCGAGCAGGGCGCGGACGCGTCACTGGAGGAGATCGCCCGGCGGGCGGGGGTCGGTTCGGCCACCCTGCACCGCCACTTCCAGACCCGTCAGGCGTTGTTGGAAGCGGTGTTCCGAGGCCGGGTCGAGGCGCTGTGCGACCGGGCCCGTTCCGCTGATCTGGAGCCCGGACCCGCGCTGGTCGCCTGGCTCCGTGCGGTCAGCCGGCACGCGGCGGCGAACCGGGGCCTGGCCGCGTCCCTGATGCGCGGCGCGGACCCGTCCCTGGGCGCCACCTGCCACCGGATGATCATCACCGCCGCCGACCACCTGGTGTCCGCCGCCCAACGCGCCGGCGACGTCCGTGCCGACGTCACCGCGGTCGACCTGCTCAAGCTGGCGAACGCCGTGTCGCTGTCCACCGAGGGCGACCCCACCGAAGCCGACCGCCTGCTCACCCTCGCCCTAACCGGCATCCACCCGTGA